From Scytonema millei VB511283:
ATTGCATAGTAAAAAGGTTGTTGATTTTTACCAAACTGTACGGCAACAACTGGCTGTTCTTTCGGCGCTTCTATCAATGCTTGTTTGCTAATCGCACCCGTTGCATCCTCAAGCAATTTCTCTTTATGTTCGGCGATAGTACCTACAATGCCAGTTATTGTAGCAAAACTATTACGTTCGATATCTCGCACTTTTAAACCAATTAAAAGTTGCTCTAGATTCTGCCGATAGGGATGATTATTGTAAAATTCTTCTAGATTCCTTTGGTAGACGAAACTACTATGGACGGTAATCGTTAAAGCTGGCTGAAGCCGCGCTTGAATTTCAATCGTTTCTGCCCAAAAATCAATTTCTCTTTTGACTTCTACTTGATTTACTGATACTACAACTGGAGATGAAAAACGGCAATTTATTTTTAAAACTCTTACTGCTAACTGTGAAAGAATCTCCGGTGAAATCTGTGGCTGGTTTACCCATTGTATTGCATAAGTGCGATCGCCAATCTCTTTTTTTAACTCTTCACTAATTTCTAGCAGTTTCTCTCGCCACTGTTCTTGACTTGGCATTTGTCGAGCAGGTTTGGCTAAAACCCAGAAAAATTTATTGTGCCAAATAACAACTGCATCAGGAAACTTTTGACTGAATCGCCAACTAAAGCTATTACCCGTTTTTCGGTCGATCTCTGGAGTTAATCGAAAACAAATAGAATTTTTCGGAGCGATATCTATAAGTGAAATTTCACTTAGAAAAGTTGGAGTTGAAGCAACTGGAAGAGATTCTTGAACAACATTATTCATGCAGCCGCCTCAGATATGGCAAATTTACAAATAGAATTAAAAGTACAATAGCGGCAACTTATGCCTGGATTAGGTGGATAAATTCGATGGAAATCATCAAATTGCTGGCGATAGCGATATAAATCTTTTTGATGTCGTTGAGAAAGCGAAGATAATTCTATTTGAAACGATTTGAGTATGCTAGATGAGGCAGTAATTCGCTCTGATTGTTGACAATTCTCTAGGTTATAAAATGAAGCAACAGCTTTTTGCTGCGGGTAGATATAGCTAGCGGCTAGTAAATAAATATACGCTTGTCGGCGATCGAAGTCAGATTTTCCAGTTTTAAAGTCTACTATATGAAGCGTTCCATCTTCTTCTTGTAAAACGCAGTCCATCGCGGCATATAGGTTAAATGTGTTATTTCCTTGCTGGATTACAATTGGTTCTGGAAACCCCTCATCGCCTCGACTGAGTTTAATAATTTCCTTACCAGCTAGAAACGGATTGTTCTGATAATTTTCCAGAATTTCAATAACTTTTGTTCTAACTGAATCTATTTCTTGACTCAATTGCAAAACTTCTGATATTTGAGCGATCGCATTTTTTTCAGATGCGATTAAAGAGGTTTGATAAAACTCATAAATTCCCCTTTGTGCCAAAATACCGATTCGTTGATGTATGTTATCTCTTTGTAGTAGTTCTGTAACTTGCGGTTCCCACTTTCTTGCTTTGGTGAAACCCCTTTTCATATCGCAGTGTAGATGCTCTAAACCGACTGCTGGCGAAAATAAAGACAGCAAATTATAACTAGCAAATTCCCAAATTTTTGGCATAGCTTAACTCCTCATATTGCAGTGAATAAGAGACACACCTTTATATACCTGAAATGCTGTATACTGAAAAAAATTGATTGTTATGACCATATTGACCATTTTAATCAACTTTGTCAAGATATATATGTAAGGGAAGAAAAAAATGAGTCAAAGTTTTGGTAAAGTTATTCGTCAAGCTCGTAAGGCAAGGGAATTTAGCCAGCGTGAGTTAGCCAAGTTAATTGGGGTAGATTACACTTACCTATCGAAACTAGAAAATGACCAT
This genomic window contains:
- a CDS encoding PD-(D/E)XK nuclease family protein, whose translation is MPKIWEFASYNLLSLFSPAVGLEHLHCDMKRGFTKARKWEPQVTELLQRDNIHQRIGILAQRGIYEFYQTSLIASEKNAIAQISEVLQLSQEIDSVRTKVIEILENYQNNPFLAGKEIIKLSRGDEGFPEPIVIQQGNNTFNLYAAMDCVLQEEDGTLHIVDFKTGKSDFDRRQAYIYLLAASYIYPQQKAVASFYNLENCQQSERITASSSILKSFQIELSSLSQRHQKDLYRYRQQFDDFHRIYPPNPGISCRYCTFNSICKFAISEAAA